The Festucalex cinctus isolate MCC-2025b chromosome 14, RoL_Fcin_1.0, whole genome shotgun sequence DNA window TAaccatttagatttcaaaaaagaataattgatattcaaaaatgtcacagtccaaatttgtaagttttcagaaagagaaaaatgtagatgaaaaagtttttaaaaagcctgaaaatatatttaaaaaaaaaatgtgaccataaaatgtccaaaagggaagatgaaaaccataaaattaccatataatctacacaaaattgccaaaagaagtaaaaaataaaataaaaaaggcaacgaaaaaccattaaaaaaaaaagtccaaaaacaaagaagaaatcCTTACAGTTATCATATAGTGTACAcaaaattatcaaaaaaaataaaaaaaaactagccagattttttttttttttttttttttaaaggtcggaaaagaaaatgtttgaaatgtaactataaaatgtccaaaaacaaaggagaaatcccccaaattacaataaaaactgagcaaaaaaggcagaaaaaatgtgtttatatatatatatatatacacatatatatatacatatatatatatatatatatatatatatatatatatatatatattaggggtgttaaaaaaaatcgattcggcgatatgtcgcgatactacatcgcgcgattctcgaatcgattcaattaaaaaaaatcgattttttttttttttttttttttttttttttttaagagctcagaattgttcattcggtagtcttaccgattcaacgtcttatcatcattgcctttttttttttttttttttgtgtgtgaatcgatttttaaacttccatttttaatggaaaaatattcaacaaaacgtctgacttcgggttaggattcacaccttgagcatggaagaatgttatatgaacggaacattaagccttaatattttattttaatgctgttcaaacatgaaacagattacaacctctataagactgaaatttcagataaataaataatacattttcatataaatcttacactctacaagcttactgattagtattttctaaatttgaatgaaaaaaaatcgcaacaatcgacttataaattcgtatcgggattaatcggtaccgaatcgaatcgtgacctgtgaatcgtgatacgaatcgaatcgtcaggtactaggcaattcacacccctaatatatatatataatcaaaaaatgcccccccaaaaaagtaaggatagaggcagaaaattacagcatgtccataaaattgccaaaaatgtcagaaatttgacagaaaggcagaaaagtctaaaaatgaaaaactaagTATGATAAATTACGCagacgcaaaaaaacaaaaacaaaacaaaaacaaaaacagaagacaaatggtaaaagaaaaacaatctctcctaaaatgtctcttttgacaTTAAAGGTTGCTGACCGTTGTTCTACACACTGTCAATTAGAAAGGATACGACAGTGATGGTCCATTTTGAGAATGCACCTGCGCAAGAAAAAGAATATGATACTGTCAATTATTTCCATTCTTAATAAAATGAAGGTGACGAACAgcagaaaatatttaaaggctTTTGATGATATTGGTAAGAATCCGATCAAACTTACAAGCCAGATTTCTTCTTACTAACTTACTACACAGGGAATTTAGGGATTTTATTTGAATCTTGTCTTAATAAATCATTATAACTGCATTTGGGTGCTTCGTATAACTACAACTCACCTGTTGCAGATACCACAGTGATGCGTTCTCGCTGGTTTGGGAATGACACATTTTTTGCAGACAGAAACAAATGGAACGTCATTTTCTCCCTGAAAAAAAGCCAAGATATTGAGAAATTATTGTTTGAGCTAATCCATCATTATCAGTAACTTGTGACTTGAATGTCAGTCTTACAGAAGAAGGAGGGTACCCTGGGGCGGTCTTGACGGCCTTGTAGTAATGAAAGACGATCATGACTAGGTTCCAGTGTCCGTAACAAAGATGCCAAACAAGCCATGCGGTAGGATATGTCCTGAGTGCATTAGGCAAAAGGACGATGTAGGCGACCAACAAGATGGAGGTGGTCAATACCACCACCATCCACACAAACACCTTGTGAGCAAAAACACAAGCAACATTtctcaaataaatgttttttaaaaatccagTGTGTTTATTTGCCATGACTATATGCGCATGCACTTACCAAGCCAAACCAGCGTGTCACATAGTCCACAGACCACAACAAAGGCTCAAACACAGAGTCAAAAACCACGTCTGAATCCGTGAGGATGTTATAGAAAAGTGAATGCAGCAGCAGTTTCAAGTAGGCCTCCGTTTTCAACATCCACACAGGCAGCCGGCATCCTCGTCTCCTGGGACACACTCGCAATAGCACGCAGCGCAACAGGTGCACAACAGAGCCCGCACACCACCGCCACCGCATCCTAAACTTGGAACAGCCAATCACCTACatgaaagaaacacaaaaaatacagtagagaataagatattttcattttaaggCCATAGTCAGTCAAGTTGTCTTTGAGTTTCACTGCAAAGACCCTGACAACCTTGAGACCAGTTGAAAAGTGTCTTGAATAACGAGTGTTTCAGCCACTGACTTAAACCCTAAGACGCATCTTTAAAATACCGGTAAAATTGCATCTAACAGCACTAATATGGAATCATGGTCTACTCTATACAACTGACTGATCAACTCCAGGCTAAATTAGTCTCTTGATGAGGCACCGCGGgattttatacgtttgtttgtttgtttgtttatttatttatttaacgttTGAATGTTTGTTATTTCGGTTCAAAGCTCATATGACGTCAGTGCGagtccctctagtggtatgcgaaagaatcactgaattcaTTTTCAAACAGTGCAGTGTTTTTAATCAAACACATTTGCTAAGTACGGTTCAGGTGTATTTAACTTTAACATACACtattttgattaatttattatttttctgcgttttttttttttttttcatgtggtaaTTGGTGTAAAACAAAGTTAAATTATTGACTGAAGCGTGACTGGGGTTGAGCGAGGTCATTAAATTAATGGCATAAACAAAAAGTCCGACAAAGACCTAATCGTGTTTAGCTGCATTCCAGGGTGGAGTCGGAGCTTTTAAGGTGTTCTGTGCCAAATTGCAAGGCGGGCTGACTACTGACATTTGCACAATTAACATACACCAGTAGTTGTAGTTACACACTGAGAAGTGACAACGAGGAAG harbors:
- the zdhhc16a gene encoding palmitoyltransferase ZDHHC16A isoform X3, with the protein product MRWRWCAGSVVHLLRCVLLRVCPRRRGCRLPVWMLKTEAYLKLLLHSLFYNILTDSDVVFDSVFEPLLWSVDYVTRWFGLVFVWMVVVLTTSILLVAYIVLLPNALRTYPTAWLVWHLCYGHWNLVMIVFHYYKAVKTAPGYPPSSGENDVPFVSVCKKCVIPKPARTHHCGICNRCILKMDHHCPWLNNCVGHLNHRYFFSFCVFMTLGCVYCSLNGRIRFLAAYKALETDYVTPAPPYSFKEKIMDKSIIYMWVLTSTVAVVLGALTTWHALLISRGETSIERHTNAKEKSRMQKMGQVYKNPFNHGKLHNWKVFLGVEKRSHWVTRVLLPSAHSPLGDGLTWDSFPVKKEPIAV